A section of the Akkermansia muciniphila genome encodes:
- a CDS encoding beta-N-acetylglucosaminidase domain-containing protein, with protein MAAVTALGASLALPVFAQSSSPSSSSSPAASRAKKAARMPVYPIPQKMTRSGGSVTVPALKLSGARDEPTVNALKSMFSITPNGLPVQMSIIKGGKKPAGNVPQKAGAYSLSVTPQGIRMTGYDDEGLFYAAQTLLQLAEKTPSGVTLPVVEVLDWPDVPFRGTIEGFYGLPWGQEGRISQFKFYGKYKMNTYIYGPKDDVFHGFSKRWREPYPADMAKDLKELVKVAKQNKVNFVWAVHPGADIHWGEADRKAAVKKFEMMYDLGFRSFAVFFDDIGGEGAKPEGQVEFLNYLNKEFIHKKPDVTPLIVCPTAYSGGGGRYHEVMGEHLDKDIGIMWTGSGIVSDIKTPALKGINKYLQRPAFIWWNFPVTDYVRHALFLGRTYGVDADAMPFMQGFASNPMDKPEASKISLFSVANMTWNAKAYDSDKTWRDSIRILFPGCASAMQTFADHNSDGGPSGHNYRKEESVEIAPVVEEVLELCRRGGKVSESKAFDRLKTEFARMAQAPDMIRAKANNAAFIAEVEPWLVQFESLGKAGVNSMQMIEATEAGNASGALNYAMEAACLLAEMQRYSKEISKAINKHVTEVTKKSSQWQTAVKPSELVMAPAVRELLDMGSTPVLSRVSGQSVGRVKPYVSTKSKGGIEKMLDDDPESYYYCKEVQKKGDFFGVDLGAPREIRNVSIVMGRNDSDKDAVNKGQLEVSMDGQSWSPLMPESSGVRVEYEGRGKKGRFVRYRATVQGVPGGKSDVWTAIRDFKVNAPAAPSVLTDAPAFKTAVVEAGDKDISLKRIMEVHPLPPKKSLGLQIPAGASVESASVNLKTPDMKWARLYISMDGKSWTEVPLKADGSAEIGGVIKGIRLVNAGSSPQEVTLEEFRLNLANKGGKSADSGAAGDFNLATFLPVELSPEKVEIPCDSPRANSAIVLSDGKEASVLACGADGRWVPVGNLAKGKKVSTFSLKSVKKPVKALGLTGKKGNSVNIFEVIWK; from the coding sequence ATGGCGGCGGTCACAGCGCTGGGGGCCAGCCTTGCCCTCCCGGTGTTCGCCCAGTCTTCTTCCCCTTCCTCTTCCTCCTCTCCTGCGGCCTCCCGCGCCAAAAAGGCTGCCAGGATGCCGGTATATCCTATTCCGCAGAAGATGACTAGGAGCGGCGGTTCCGTGACGGTTCCGGCCCTGAAGCTGTCAGGAGCGCGGGACGAGCCTACCGTGAACGCGCTGAAGAGCATGTTTTCCATCACCCCCAACGGGTTGCCCGTGCAGATGTCCATCATCAAGGGGGGCAAGAAGCCGGCCGGAAATGTTCCACAAAAAGCCGGGGCCTATTCCCTGAGCGTGACGCCCCAGGGAATCCGGATGACGGGGTATGACGACGAAGGCCTGTTTTACGCGGCCCAGACGCTGCTTCAGCTGGCGGAGAAGACTCCTTCCGGCGTGACGCTGCCTGTGGTGGAGGTCCTGGATTGGCCGGACGTTCCCTTCCGCGGCACCATTGAAGGGTTTTACGGCCTGCCCTGGGGGCAGGAAGGGCGCATCAGCCAGTTCAAGTTTTACGGGAAGTATAAGATGAATACGTACATCTACGGCCCGAAGGACGACGTGTTCCACGGTTTTTCCAAGCGCTGGCGCGAGCCCTATCCTGCGGATATGGCCAAGGACCTGAAAGAGCTGGTGAAGGTCGCCAAGCAGAATAAGGTGAATTTTGTCTGGGCCGTACACCCCGGCGCGGATATTCACTGGGGGGAGGCGGACCGGAAGGCCGCCGTAAAGAAGTTTGAGATGATGTATGACCTGGGCTTCCGTTCCTTTGCGGTGTTTTTTGACGACATCGGCGGGGAGGGCGCCAAGCCGGAGGGGCAGGTGGAGTTCCTGAATTACCTGAACAAGGAGTTTATCCACAAGAAGCCGGATGTGACTCCGCTGATTGTGTGCCCCACGGCGTATTCCGGCGGCGGGGGCCGCTACCACGAGGTGATGGGGGAACATCTGGACAAGGACATCGGCATCATGTGGACGGGTTCCGGCATTGTGAGCGATATCAAGACCCCGGCACTGAAAGGAATCAACAAGTATTTGCAGAGGCCCGCGTTCATCTGGTGGAATTTCCCGGTGACGGATTACGTGCGCCACGCCCTGTTCCTGGGGCGCACTTATGGCGTGGATGCGGACGCGATGCCGTTCATGCAGGGGTTCGCCTCCAATCCGATGGACAAGCCGGAGGCCTCCAAGATTTCCCTGTTCAGCGTGGCTAACATGACCTGGAACGCCAAGGCGTATGATTCTGACAAGACGTGGAGGGACAGCATCCGCATCCTGTTTCCCGGCTGCGCCTCCGCCATGCAGACGTTTGCCGATCATAACAGCGACGGGGGGCCGAGCGGGCACAATTACCGCAAGGAGGAGTCCGTGGAGATCGCTCCCGTGGTGGAAGAGGTGCTGGAGCTTTGCCGCCGCGGCGGCAAGGTGTCCGAAAGCAAGGCCTTTGACCGCCTGAAGACGGAGTTTGCCAGGATGGCCCAGGCGCCGGACATGATCCGGGCCAAGGCGAATAATGCCGCCTTCATCGCGGAAGTGGAGCCGTGGCTTGTCCAGTTTGAATCCCTGGGAAAAGCCGGGGTGAACAGCATGCAGATGATTGAGGCCACGGAGGCAGGCAATGCCTCCGGAGCGCTGAATTACGCCATGGAGGCCGCGTGCCTGCTTGCCGAGATGCAGCGTTACAGCAAGGAGATCAGCAAGGCCATCAACAAGCACGTGACGGAGGTGACCAAGAAGAGTTCCCAGTGGCAGACCGCCGTGAAGCCGTCCGAACTGGTGATGGCCCCCGCCGTGCGGGAACTGCTGGACATGGGTTCCACTCCCGTGCTTTCCCGCGTGAGCGGGCAGTCCGTGGGCCGTGTGAAGCCGTACGTTTCCACCAAGTCCAAGGGAGGGATTGAGAAGATGCTGGATGATGACCCCGAGTCCTATTATTACTGCAAGGAGGTTCAGAAGAAGGGTGACTTTTTTGGCGTAGACCTGGGCGCGCCGCGGGAAATCCGCAACGTTTCCATTGTGATGGGCCGCAATGATTCCGACAAGGACGCCGTGAACAAGGGCCAGCTGGAGGTGTCCATGGACGGGCAGTCCTGGTCGCCCCTGATGCCGGAGTCCTCCGGAGTGCGCGTGGAGTACGAGGGCCGCGGCAAGAAAGGCCGCTTTGTGCGCTACCGCGCTACGGTGCAGGGCGTTCCGGGAGGAAAGTCTGATGTGTGGACGGCCATCCGTGATTTCAAGGTGAATGCCCCTGCCGCTCCTTCCGTGCTGACGGACGCTCCGGCGTTCAAGACTGCTGTGGTTGAAGCCGGGGACAAGGATATTTCCCTGAAGCGCATCATGGAGGTGCACCCCCTGCCGCCGAAGAAGTCCCTGGGACTTCAGATTCCGGCGGGGGCGTCCGTGGAGTCCGCCTCCGTCAACCTGAAGACGCCGGACATGAAGTGGGCCAGGCTGTACATTTCCATGGACGGGAAGTCCTGGACGGAGGTTCCGCTGAAGGCTGACGGTTCCGCGGAGATTGGCGGCGTGATCAAGGGCATCAGGCTGGTGAACGCCGGTTCCTCCCCTCAGGAGGTGACCCTGGAAGAGTTCAGGCTGAATCTTGCCAATAAGGGCGGCAAGTCCGCGGACAGCGGCGCGGCCGGGGATTTCAACCTGGCTACGTTCCTTCCGGTGGAATTGTCTCCGGAGAAGGTGGAGATACCCTGTGATTCTCCGCGTGCGAATTCCGCCATTGTCCTGTCGGACGGGAAGGAAGCGTCCGTGCTGGCCTGCGGGGCTGACGGGCGGTGGGTTCCCGTGGGCAACCTGGCCAAGGGGAAGAAAGTGAGCACGTTCAGCCTGAAATCCGTCAAGAAGCCGGTGAAGGCCCTGGGCCTGACCGGGAAGAAGGGGAATTCCGTCAATATCTTTGAAGTGATCTGGAAGTAA